One Clostridium sp. CM027 genomic window carries:
- a CDS encoding TraR/DksA C4-type zinc finger protein — MEKNKIQYFKEKLISEQVRVLDIINQMKQNGVIDSNSEMATELSFYDNHPSDTASELFDKEKGLALKGNEMSTIKKIEDALKSIENHTYGKCKSCGTDISDERLEFTPYAENCVLCQKSIDNNKPAEQNNRCVEEDVLGIPFRYSNSGEVGIDAEDTYQTVERFNKLENISEFYDDDDDGYVEPIEKISNEQYKNQLPD; from the coding sequence ATGGAAAAGAATAAAATACAATATTTTAAAGAAAAATTAATAAGTGAACAGGTGCGGGTCCTTGATATTATTAATCAAATGAAACAAAATGGTGTTATAGATTCTAACAGTGAGATGGCAACTGAGTTGTCTTTTTATGACAATCACCCATCTGATACTGCATCTGAATTATTTGATAAGGAAAAGGGGCTCGCACTTAAGGGAAATGAGATGTCAACTATCAAAAAAATTGAAGATGCTTTAAAAAGCATTGAAAATCATACCTATGGTAAATGCAAGAGTTGTGGCACCGATATAAGTGACGAACGGTTAGAATTTACACCATACGCAGAAAACTGTGTGTTATGTCAAAAATCCATAGATAATAACAAGCCAGCAGAACAAAACAATAGATGCGTTGAGGAAGATGTACTTGGGATACCCTTTAGATACAGTAATAGCGGTGAAGTAGGTATTGATGCTGAAGATACTTACCAAACAGTAGAACGTTTTAATAAATTAGAAAATATATCTGAGTTTTATGATGATGACGACGACGGTTATGTTGAACCTATAGAGAAAATAAGCAATGAGCAATATAAAAATCAGTTACCAGATTAA
- the lspA gene encoding signal peptidase II — protein sequence MEALIIFLGLILDRLAKVWALSSLREKNGVVLIKDFFKFEYLENRGAAFGILQNKLILLALVTLLIISGMIYYIIKYKPKSKFLRISFAFIISGALGNLYDRVFYKYVVDFILIHYKEVYYFPTFNIADMLVVVGTAILAISIVKEEV from the coding sequence ATGGAGGCATTAATTATTTTCTTAGGGCTTATATTGGACAGATTAGCCAAAGTTTGGGCACTAAGTTCTTTGAGAGAAAAAAATGGAGTTGTATTAATTAAAGACTTTTTTAAATTTGAATATTTAGAGAATAGAGGAGCGGCTTTTGGGATTTTGCAAAATAAATTGATATTGTTAGCTTTAGTCACGTTACTTATTATATCAGGTATGATATATTATATTATTAAGTACAAGCCAAAATCGAAATTTTTAAGGATAAGCTTTGCTTTTATTATAAGTGGAGCACTAGGAAATTTATATGATAGGGTATTTTATAAATATGTAGTAGACTTTATTTTAATTCATTATAAAGAGGTATATTACTTCCCAACATTTAACATAGCTGATATGTTAGTAGTTGTGGGAACCGCGATTTTGGCAATTTC